A region of Betta splendens chromosome 13, fBetSpl5.4, whole genome shotgun sequence DNA encodes the following proteins:
- the LOC114867924 gene encoding myelin protein zero-like protein 2 — MCVKGLHLLTVLSGLAASGVLQVSGITIYTQSSVEAVNGTDVRLKCTFHSSHPINPDVVTISWSFRPLKPGQEVSVFHYQQRPYPPPDGIFRNHIKWAGDIMGRDASITLLQVKFAFNGTYICQVRNPPDVHGTVGEIRFRVVTTASFSELLLLALGIVGGVAAVVILLVLFVSCRRCKRRRQRELEENEEAPRKEIKGPSSVITTWESRGRH, encoded by the exons GTGTGCTGCAGGTCAGCGGGATCACCATATACACGCAGAGCAGCGTGGAGGCCGTGAACGGGACGGACGTCCGCCTCAAGTGCACCTTCCACAGCAGCCATCCCATTAACCCCGATGTGGTCACCATCTCCTGGAGCTTCAGGCCCCTCAAGCCAGGCCAAGAAGTGTCG GTCTTCCACTACCAGCAGCGGCCGTATCCGCCTCCGGACGGCATCTTCCGCAATCACATCAAGTGGGCCGGCGACATCATGGGCCGCGACGCCTCCATCACCCTCCTTCAGGTGAAGTTCGCCTTCAACGGCACCTACATCTGTCAGGTCCGGAATCCGCCGGACGTCCACGGCACGGTGGGCGAGATCCGATTCCGTGTCGTCACCACCG cctccttctccgaGCTCCTCCTGCTGGCGCTGGGCATCGTCGGCGGCGTCGCCGCTGTGGtcatcctcctcgtcctcttcgtGTCCTGCAGACGGtgcaagaggaggaggcagagggagctggaggagaacgaAGAGGCTCCGCGCAAAGAGATAAAAGGACCCAGCAGTGTGATAACAACATGGGAGAGCAGAGGACGACACTGA